One window from the genome of Luteitalea sp. encodes:
- a CDS encoding DUF1175 family protein, whose amino-acid sequence MPTARSSSDTAAKLSGSLGRMPMFKHVLLASGAVLAASLTAACGAGPGPGERVDGAARRSGTPASSPRERGGDSARRSPDAADREAFRAWFVLLADAQFYRPTTDVTDCAGLVRHAAREALRPHTTEWLRRMRLPMTRVYPEVVNRPAARDGMVPIFRVSDDGDVRHAEFADAQTIVRDNATRVGRDVAARRPGDLLVFYQPQQDEPYHLMVFVGRSVFEEEGNDWVVYHTGPITEEIDEAAQGEARKVRLGDLMRHPEPRWRPLAVNPRFLGVYRLRLP is encoded by the coding sequence ATGCCCACGGCGAGAAGCAGCAGCGACACAGCCGCGAAGCTCAGCGGATCGTTGGGCCGTATGCCGATGTTCAAGCACGTTCTCCTCGCGAGCGGCGCCGTCCTAGCGGCCAGCTTGACTGCGGCATGCGGTGCTGGTCCCGGGCCTGGCGAGCGCGTGGATGGCGCGGCACGACGATCCGGTACGCCAGCCTCGTCTCCGCGCGAGAGGGGCGGTGACAGTGCGCGTCGGTCGCCTGACGCCGCGGATCGCGAAGCATTTCGCGCATGGTTCGTGCTGCTCGCAGATGCGCAGTTCTACCGGCCGACGACTGACGTGACCGATTGTGCGGGACTCGTGCGTCACGCCGCACGCGAGGCGCTGCGCCCGCACACCACGGAGTGGCTCCGACGCATGCGCCTTCCCATGACGCGCGTGTACCCCGAAGTCGTCAACCGTCCGGCGGCGCGTGATGGGATGGTGCCGATCTTTCGCGTGTCGGACGACGGCGATGTACGCCATGCCGAGTTCGCGGATGCGCAGACGATCGTGCGCGACAATGCCACGCGGGTCGGTCGCGATGTCGCCGCGCGGCGGCCAGGCGATCTGCTCGTCTTCTACCAGCCCCAGCAGGACGAGCCGTATCACCTGATGGTATTCGTGGGGCGGTCGGTCTTCGAAGAAGAAGGGAACGACTGGGTCGTCTACCACACAGGTCCGATTACCGAGGAAATAGACGAGGCCGCGCAAGGCGAAGCACGAAAAGTCCGGCTCGGCGATCTAATGCGTCATCCAGAGCCGCGGTGGCGGCCGCTCGCCGTCAACCCGCGGTTTCTCGGTGTGTATCGTCTGCGGTTACCATGA
- a CDS encoding dodecin domain-containing protein: MSVAKVSEISATSSKSFEDAIQQGLDRAAKTVRHIRGAWIKEQHVRCDEGRITEYQVNMMVTFVLDD, encoded by the coding sequence ATGTCGGTTGCGAAGGTGTCCGAGATCAGCGCGACCTCGTCGAAGAGCTTCGAGGACGCGATACAGCAGGGTCTCGACCGAGCCGCCAAGACGGTGCGCCATATTCGTGGCGCGTGGATCAAAGAGCAGCACGTGCGCTGTGACGAGGGCCGCATCACGGAGTATCAGGTGAACATGATGGTGACGTTCGTGCTCGACGACTAA
- a CDS encoding phosphoadenylyl-sulfate reductase, translated as MTDVVNAPLSVEQLEEAATRLEDWSAADILGWACDQFAPRLTMATGFGAEGCVLVDIIGTNRLPIDLFTLDTGLLFPQTYALWRTLETRYGVTIRGVRPALTVEQQAAAHGAALWARDPDACCAIRKTVPHRAELQKFDAWISAIRRDQTPERRTARVVEWDAKFGLVKVNPLGRWTKEEIWSYIEAHEVPVNPLHQESYPSIGCMPCTSPVAPGENERAGRWRGRSKTECGLHDRAVWRLAQVTG; from the coding sequence ATGACAGACGTTGTGAATGCACCACTGAGTGTCGAGCAGCTTGAAGAGGCCGCTACCCGTTTGGAAGACTGGTCCGCCGCCGACATCCTCGGTTGGGCTTGCGACCAGTTCGCGCCGCGGCTGACGATGGCCACGGGCTTTGGCGCCGAAGGATGCGTGCTGGTCGATATCATCGGCACCAACCGGCTTCCGATCGATCTGTTCACCCTCGATACCGGCCTGCTGTTCCCCCAGACCTACGCGCTCTGGCGCACACTGGAGACGCGCTACGGCGTCACGATTCGCGGCGTACGGCCAGCGCTCACGGTTGAGCAGCAAGCTGCAGCGCACGGGGCCGCCTTGTGGGCGCGCGACCCGGACGCCTGCTGCGCGATTCGCAAGACGGTGCCGCATCGTGCCGAGCTCCAAAAGTTCGACGCGTGGATCAGCGCGATCCGGCGCGACCAGACGCCTGAGCGCCGCACGGCTCGCGTGGTGGAGTGGGACGCGAAGTTCGGCCTCGTGAAGGTCAATCCGCTCGGGCGCTGGACCAAAGAGGAGATCTGGAGCTACATCGAAGCGCACGAGGTGCCAGTGAACCCGCTGCACCAAGAGAGCTATCCGAGCATCGGGTGCATGCCGTGCACGAGTCCGGTCGCCCCCGGGGAGAACGAGCGCGCCGGACGGTGGCGCGGACGGTCGAAGACCGAGTGCGGCTTGCACGACCGCGCGGTGTGGCGGCTCGCGCAGGTAACCGGGTAA
- a CDS encoding bifunctional precorrin-2 dehydrogenase/sirohydrochlorin ferrochelatase gives MCVSTDVRLFPVFLKLAGRPVLLVGGGTVAESKLDGLLQAGAEVTVVAPAIRSGLAGPNVTLIRRAFAPQDLNGKWFIVAAAPPAVNRAVAEAAEARNLFVNAVDDPPNAGAYLGGVLRRGDVTVAISTSGHAPALAGLVREGLDGLLPRELDTWASLARAVRAKWLAERVPMPTRRPLLLDALNRLYEPIRVALPGGRGVAASTGRQGQRQAGRAVEPEVGVRIS, from the coding sequence ATGTGCGTGAGCACTGACGTTCGGTTGTTTCCGGTCTTCCTCAAGCTGGCTGGCCGGCCAGTGTTGCTCGTCGGCGGGGGCACCGTCGCGGAGAGCAAGCTGGACGGCCTGCTGCAGGCGGGTGCCGAAGTGACGGTCGTTGCGCCGGCGATCCGCTCGGGGCTCGCGGGTCCCAACGTCACCCTGATCCGTCGCGCGTTCGCGCCCCAGGATCTGAATGGCAAGTGGTTCATCGTCGCCGCGGCGCCGCCCGCGGTGAATCGCGCGGTCGCGGAGGCGGCGGAGGCGCGCAACCTGTTCGTCAATGCCGTCGACGATCCGCCGAATGCCGGGGCGTACCTGGGTGGGGTGCTTCGGCGGGGCGACGTGACGGTGGCAATCTCGACGAGCGGCCACGCGCCCGCGTTGGCCGGTCTGGTGCGGGAGGGCCTGGACGGCCTGCTGCCGCGTGAGCTCGACACATGGGCATCGCTGGCGCGCGCCGTGCGTGCGAAGTGGCTTGCCGAGCGCGTGCCCATGCCAACCCGCCGACCGCTCCTGCTCGATGCGCTGAACCGGCTCTACGAGCCGATTCGGGTCGCGTTGCCGGGAGGCCGCGGCGTTGCCGCGTCTACCGGGCGCCAGGGCCAGCGCCAGGCGGGGCGCGCGGTCGAGCCCGAGGTAGGGGTAAGGATTTCGTAA
- the cobA gene encoding uroporphyrinogen-III C-methyltransferase: protein MRGCVFLVGAGPGDPELLTRKAARCLQEADLVLYDALVSPEALALAPRAQRFQVGKRAGRPSIQQGTINELMIRAARQGKRVVRLKCGDPFVLGRGGEEAVALRAAGIPVEVVPGVTSASAAPALAGIPVTHRGYASGVLLVSGHDPEVYGELLGAAPPQHVTIVVLMGIQHRDDIARRLMAHGWAPTSPAAIVFGASTSSESTWTGTLGEIGNAALPPGDLPGTIIVGEVVRLRALIHTVEAEEGSDYEGFACRE, encoded by the coding sequence ATGCGTGGATGTGTGTTTCTCGTTGGTGCTGGGCCGGGCGATCCCGAGCTGCTCACGCGCAAGGCCGCACGTTGTCTTCAGGAAGCAGATCTGGTGCTCTACGACGCGTTGGTGTCGCCCGAAGCGCTCGCGCTTGCGCCTCGAGCCCAACGCTTTCAGGTCGGGAAGCGCGCCGGCCGACCCTCCATCCAGCAAGGAACCATCAACGAGCTGATGATTCGTGCAGCGCGGCAGGGTAAGCGTGTCGTGCGGCTCAAGTGCGGCGATCCGTTCGTGCTGGGACGCGGCGGGGAGGAGGCGGTTGCGCTGCGTGCCGCAGGTATCCCCGTGGAGGTCGTGCCCGGCGTGACGAGCGCCTCCGCCGCACCGGCGCTGGCCGGCATTCCGGTCACCCACCGTGGTTATGCGTCAGGCGTGCTGCTCGTATCGGGCCATGATCCAGAGGTCTACGGCGAGCTGCTCGGTGCGGCGCCGCCGCAGCATGTGACGATTGTCGTGCTCATGGGCATCCAGCACCGCGATGACATTGCGCGCCGGCTCATGGCTCATGGCTGGGCGCCGACCTCGCCGGCGGCCATCGTCTTTGGCGCGTCGACGTCCAGTGAAAGCACGTGGACAGGCACGCTTGGTGAGATTGGGAATGCGGCACTGCCGCCGGGCGATCTGCCGGGAACGATCATCGTCGGCGAGGTGGTGCGGTTGCGCGCGCTGATTCACACGGTGGAAGCAGAGGAAGGTTCGGACTACGAGGGCTTCGCGTGCAGAGAATAG
- a CDS encoding nitrite/sulfite reductase — protein MAAIDDIKTLGRGQLSFADEREVDDFVEVLGRYERGEISPDEWRKYRLVRGTYGQRQEGTLQMLRVKAPQGILSGDQLRALADAAERYSRGFGHITTRQNIQFHFIELDDVPDVMRDLAASGMTTREACGNSVRNITGCPFAGVARDEVFDVTPYAEALTRYLLRGPLSAILPRKFKIGFEGCQEDHAFASINDIGWWAQVREVDGRTEHGFRVTVGGGTSILPRSGMALFEYVPAARMFNVADAILRVYHRFGDYEHKQRNRMKFLIKAMGWEKYREEVLRAYEELCAEGGGTPLPFDPNDPPVENAPDWGSPEAPALEATAARAAASSVKGPGIMPQVSPWLVWDARAFAAWQETNVLPQKQEGYVSVLARVPLGDVTAQQFRVLADLAMAFGDGMVRMTPDQNLVFRWVREEQVAGFYRHLAAASLGRPDAQTIADVVSCPGAESCRLAVTASRGLGRLLTDHLEAHPEIVEAARSSHIKISGCPNGCGQHHVADIGFQGSIRKLGDRAVPQYFVMVGGGVAAEGANFGRVAAKVPARRGPEALERLIALYRDQHAPEETAGEFFRRIDFAVVKKTLADLEQLSAEQAQPQDFIDLGEDTEYKQVILDGECSA, from the coding sequence ATGGCGGCTATCGACGACATCAAGACGCTGGGGCGAGGGCAGCTCTCGTTTGCGGATGAGCGAGAGGTCGACGACTTCGTCGAGGTGCTCGGCCGCTACGAGCGCGGGGAGATCTCGCCCGACGAGTGGCGGAAGTATCGCCTCGTGCGTGGCACCTACGGCCAACGGCAAGAGGGCACGCTGCAGATGCTGCGCGTGAAGGCTCCGCAAGGCATCCTCAGCGGGGACCAACTTCGCGCCTTGGCAGACGCCGCCGAGCGATACTCGCGCGGGTTCGGCCACATCACGACGCGACAGAACATCCAGTTCCACTTCATTGAGCTGGACGATGTGCCGGATGTCATGCGGGATCTGGCGGCAAGCGGCATGACGACCCGCGAGGCGTGCGGCAACTCGGTCCGCAACATTACGGGCTGCCCGTTTGCCGGTGTGGCGCGGGACGAGGTGTTCGACGTCACACCGTACGCGGAGGCGCTCACGCGTTACTTGCTCAGGGGTCCGCTCAGCGCGATCCTGCCGCGCAAGTTCAAGATTGGCTTTGAAGGCTGTCAGGAAGATCACGCGTTTGCCTCCATCAACGACATCGGTTGGTGGGCGCAGGTGCGCGAGGTGGACGGCCGCACCGAGCACGGATTCCGCGTCACGGTCGGTGGCGGCACGTCGATCTTGCCGCGCTCCGGCATGGCGCTGTTCGAGTACGTGCCGGCCGCTCGCATGTTCAACGTCGCCGACGCGATCCTGCGCGTCTACCATCGCTTCGGCGACTACGAGCACAAGCAGCGGAACCGCATGAAGTTCTTGATCAAGGCGATGGGGTGGGAGAAGTACCGCGAGGAGGTGCTGCGCGCGTACGAGGAGCTGTGCGCGGAGGGCGGCGGCACGCCGCTTCCGTTCGATCCAAACGATCCACCTGTTGAGAATGCGCCAGATTGGGGATCACCAGAGGCGCCGGCGCTCGAGGCGACGGCGGCGCGGGCAGCGGCATCGTCCGTGAAGGGGCCTGGCATCATGCCGCAGGTGAGCCCATGGCTGGTCTGGGATGCGCGCGCCTTTGCCGCGTGGCAGGAGACCAATGTCCTTCCACAGAAGCAAGAGGGGTACGTCAGCGTTCTCGCGCGCGTGCCGCTCGGCGACGTGACCGCGCAGCAGTTTCGCGTGCTGGCAGACCTGGCCATGGCGTTTGGCGACGGGATGGTCCGGATGACGCCGGATCAAAACCTCGTCTTCCGTTGGGTACGGGAAGAGCAAGTAGCGGGGTTCTATCGCCACCTCGCGGCGGCGAGCCTCGGTCGCCCCGACGCGCAAACAATCGCGGATGTCGTCAGCTGCCCGGGAGCCGAGTCGTGCCGACTGGCCGTGACCGCGTCGCGGGGGCTGGGACGCCTGCTGACCGACCACCTCGAGGCGCACCCAGAGATCGTCGAGGCGGCCCGGTCGTCGCACATCAAGATTAGCGGCTGCCCGAACGGCTGCGGTCAGCATCACGTCGCCGACATCGGGTTCCAAGGCAGCATTCGCAAGTTGGGGGATCGCGCCGTACCACAATATTTTGTGATGGTCGGCGGCGGTGTGGCTGCCGAGGGAGCCAACTTCGGCCGTGTCGCCGCCAAGGTGCCGGCGCGTCGAGGTCCTGAGGCGCTGGAGCGTCTCATTGCCCTGTATCGCGATCAGCATGCACCGGAGGAGACTGCCGGCGAGTTCTTCCGCCGTATCGATTTCGCGGTCGTCAAGAAGACGCTCGCGGACCTCGAGCAGTTGTCCGCCGAGCAGGCGCAGCCCCAGGACTTCATCGACCTCGGTGAGGACACCGAGTACAAGCAGGTGATCCTCGATGGGGAGTGCAGCGCGTGA
- a CDS encoding glycosyltransferase: protein MPPEVSILIASWNAGAYIGRCLGSLDPDRYEVIVVDNASTDGSADEAARASPRATIVREARNLGFAGAVNGAAARARGRFFLLLNPDCRAQPGGIDRLAAFLDAHVDYGAVGGCLVDEDGGIQRGFTVRRFPTLATWVVDLLLIDKLWPGNPISRRYLALDLDLTKPQDVDQPAAACLMLRREAFAGAGGLDEQFHPAWYEDVDLCRSLKRAGWRIGYTPDAPFVHEGGVAMRALGLGAFSRVWYRNLLRYADKHHGTGTRVTLRVLITVGMIMRAAASIVTGRPQDAKAYLGVLRDVVRPTFRSGEPT from the coding sequence ATGCCGCCGGAGGTCTCCATCCTGATCGCGAGTTGGAACGCCGGCGCGTACATTGGCCGCTGTCTAGGCTCCCTGGATCCCGATCGCTACGAGGTCATCGTCGTCGACAACGCATCGACGGACGGTAGCGCAGACGAGGCGGCGCGCGCGTCACCGCGTGCGACAATCGTTCGCGAGGCGCGCAACCTTGGATTTGCCGGCGCCGTGAATGGGGCGGCTGCACGGGCCCGTGGCCGCTTCTTCCTCTTGCTGAACCCCGATTGTCGAGCACAGCCGGGAGGCATCGATCGTCTCGCGGCATTTCTCGACGCGCACGTTGATTACGGCGCCGTCGGAGGGTGCCTCGTCGATGAGGATGGCGGCATTCAGCGGGGCTTCACCGTCCGCCGCTTTCCCACGCTCGCAACGTGGGTAGTCGATTTGCTGCTGATCGATAAGCTTTGGCCTGGCAACCCGATCAGCCGGCGCTACCTCGCACTCGATCTCGACCTCACCAAGCCGCAGGACGTGGATCAGCCGGCCGCTGCCTGTCTGATGCTGCGTCGTGAAGCATTCGCCGGCGCCGGCGGCTTGGATGAGCAGTTCCATCCAGCGTGGTACGAGGACGTCGATCTCTGCCGGAGCTTGAAACGTGCCGGTTGGCGCATCGGCTACACGCCAGACGCGCCGTTCGTGCATGAAGGCGGCGTCGCGATGCGCGCGCTGGGCCTGGGGGCATTCTCACGCGTGTGGTATCGGAACTTGCTGAGGTACGCGGACAAGCACCACGGCACTGGCACCCGTGTCACGCTGCGGGTACTCATCACGGTGGGCATGATCATGCGCGCGGCTGCGTCGATCGTCACCGGCCGCCCGCAGGATGCCAAGGCGTACCTCGGGGTACTTCGGGATGTTGTCCGCCCGACCTTTAGGTCGGGCGAGCCCACGTAG
- a CDS encoding radical SAM protein — MPKPIKYAEKGLSYLANGAWYAFDTLNHLRPGAGFTPAWSEKPLLKSWQKVKPPLGWPRETDSLCPQCVREARKEILDGKKDISVLLNEKVGEIKATVLERDGKILMVKDCPIHGHFEDVMAIDTAFFKHLEDVFPGSDIAAHNDEKLHNHGTSTIKYGRGSVLTVDLTNRCNMMCDPCFMDANQVGFVHELSWEDIKTLLDNAITIKPRRQMSVQFSGGEPTLSPYFLDAVRYAKKVGYNSVQAATNGVEFAKSPEFATAAAEAGLRYVYLQFDGIGNAANSHRLVGNLFDVKLQAIENLWSAGVDIVPVTTILNGINNEQVGRIVKFGIDNPRKINFLSFQPVSFTGRDEEISDERRHAQRYTLSHLAHDVKQQTGLGEPIRDWFPISFMSTFTDWADLVHGPQAQWGQLTCGCHPNCGVGMAVMIDKETKEAVPVTAFLKGEQLARDVARVNDAARGKFLSVVGMALALLRNYDPFKAPTHFKIIDLFKKFDKTFGATGRDYGRVDGKRTQEDIEKRRADRWNFLFVAGMWFQDLFNYDFRRTERCIIPYATQMGEISFCAYNTGIGWRQIIEKMHMTATLSKWYEEHGRHQIYAGGKKVELETTAHSLLLDREAVNVGRQTDLDELGIAKTAREEKLRARAQSKQQQQEQAEQERMMQLYRQQVLKEQLGGKEEDHVIPLDTLRKSKTPQTVA; from the coding sequence ATGCCGAAGCCGATCAAGTACGCGGAGAAGGGATTGAGCTACCTGGCCAATGGCGCCTGGTATGCCTTCGACACCCTGAACCACCTGCGGCCCGGTGCTGGATTCACTCCAGCCTGGTCCGAGAAGCCCTTGCTCAAGTCGTGGCAGAAGGTCAAGCCGCCGCTCGGCTGGCCGCGGGAGACCGACTCTCTCTGCCCGCAGTGCGTGCGAGAGGCGCGTAAGGAGATCCTCGACGGCAAGAAGGACATCAGCGTGCTGCTCAACGAGAAGGTGGGCGAGATCAAGGCCACCGTTCTCGAGCGCGACGGCAAGATCCTCATGGTGAAGGACTGCCCGATTCATGGCCACTTCGAGGATGTGATGGCCATCGACACGGCCTTCTTCAAGCACCTCGAAGACGTGTTTCCAGGCAGCGACATCGCCGCGCACAACGACGAGAAGCTCCACAACCACGGCACCAGCACGATCAAGTACGGCCGCGGGTCGGTGCTGACGGTCGACCTGACGAACCGCTGCAACATGATGTGCGATCCCTGCTTCATGGATGCGAATCAGGTGGGGTTCGTGCACGAGCTGTCGTGGGAAGACATCAAGACGCTGCTCGACAACGCCATCACGATCAAGCCGCGCCGGCAGATGTCGGTGCAGTTCTCCGGCGGCGAGCCGACGCTGTCGCCCTACTTCCTCGACGCGGTGCGCTACGCGAAGAAGGTTGGCTACAACAGCGTCCAGGCTGCCACCAACGGCGTCGAGTTCGCCAAGAGTCCTGAGTTCGCCACGGCGGCCGCGGAGGCTGGCCTGCGCTACGTGTATCTACAATTCGACGGCATTGGCAATGCCGCCAACTCCCATCGTCTCGTGGGCAACCTGTTCGACGTGAAGCTGCAGGCGATCGAGAACCTGTGGAGCGCCGGCGTGGACATCGTGCCGGTGACGACGATCCTCAACGGCATCAACAACGAGCAGGTCGGTCGCATCGTCAAGTTTGGCATCGACAATCCGAGGAAGATCAACTTCCTGTCGTTCCAACCGGTCTCGTTCACGGGACGTGACGAGGAGATCAGCGACGAGCGGCGGCACGCACAGCGCTATACGCTGTCGCACCTGGCACACGACGTGAAGCAACAGACCGGGCTGGGCGAGCCGATACGCGACTGGTTCCCGATCTCCTTCATGAGCACGTTCACGGACTGGGCTGACCTCGTGCACGGTCCGCAGGCTCAGTGGGGACAGCTCACCTGCGGGTGCCATCCAAACTGCGGCGTGGGCATGGCCGTGATGATCGACAAGGAGACAAAGGAAGCGGTGCCGGTAACGGCGTTCCTCAAAGGCGAGCAGCTGGCGCGAGACGTCGCGCGCGTCAACGACGCGGCGCGTGGCAAGTTCCTGTCGGTCGTCGGCATGGCGCTCGCGCTGCTGCGGAACTACGATCCGTTCAAGGCACCCACGCACTTCAAGATCATCGACCTCTTCAAGAAGTTCGACAAGACGTTCGGCGCGACGGGCCGCGATTATGGCCGCGTGGACGGCAAGCGGACGCAGGAGGACATCGAGAAGCGGCGTGCGGACCGCTGGAACTTCCTGTTCGTGGCTGGCATGTGGTTCCAGGATCTGTTCAACTACGACTTCCGCCGCACCGAGCGCTGCATCATCCCGTATGCCACGCAGATGGGGGAGATTTCCTTCTGCGCGTACAACACCGGCATCGGCTGGCGCCAGATCATCGAGAAGATGCACATGACCGCCACGCTGAGCAAGTGGTACGAGGAGCACGGACGCCATCAGATTTATGCGGGTGGCAAGAAGGTGGAGCTCGAAACCACGGCGCACTCGCTGTTGCTCGATCGGGAGGCGGTGAATGTTGGCCGCCAAACCGACCTCGATGAGCTCGGCATCGCCAAGACGGCACGCGAGGAGAAGCTGCGCGCTCGTGCACAGAGCAAGCAGCAACAGCAGGAGCAGGCCGAGCAAGAGCGGATGATGCAGCTCTATCGCCAGCAGGTGCTCAAAGAGCAGCTCGGTGGCAAAGAAGAGGATCACGTGATTCCGCTCGATACGCTCCGGAAGAGCAAGACACCGCAGACGGTCGCCTAG
- a CDS encoding cupin yields MPRLIERPTIVTAAGNKPKLIREFAGRVNSGHANVSVAYMVSPEGWREPGQRPDFEEITLVLRGTLRVEHEGGVVDVHAGQAVVAAPGEWVCYSSPEPGGAEYVAVCVPAFSPDTVHRDE; encoded by the coding sequence ATGCCCCGACTGATCGAGCGTCCCACAATCGTGACCGCGGCCGGCAACAAGCCGAAGCTCATTCGGGAGTTCGCCGGGCGGGTGAACAGCGGCCACGCCAATGTCAGCGTCGCGTACATGGTCTCGCCGGAGGGTTGGCGGGAGCCGGGGCAACGCCCGGACTTCGAGGAGATTACGCTCGTGCTACGCGGCACGCTCCGCGTCGAGCACGAGGGTGGTGTTGTCGACGTGCACGCAGGCCAAGCTGTCGTCGCAGCGCCTGGCGAGTGGGTGTGCTACAGCAGCCCGGAGCCTGGCGGTGCCGAGTATGTCGCCGTGTGCGTGCCCGCCTTTTCGCCAGATACGGTCCATCGGGACGAGTAA
- a CDS encoding zinc-binding alcohol dehydrogenase family protein has translation MRAMQLDSLHQLLREVELPTPLPGPDDVLLEVLACGVCRTDLHIIDGEVPAPKLPLTPGHEAVGVVAARGTAVDRFQIGDRVGVPWLGWTCGVCEHCRAGRENLCTDAQFTGLHRAGGYATHIIADARYCVPIPRAYSDIGAAPLLCAGLIGYRSYTRAGEARRIGFYGFGAAAHLLVQVARHEEREVYAFTRPGDVEGQAFARGLGAVWAGDSATAAPVQLDAAIIFAPVGALVPVALRAVRAGGVVVCAGIHMSDIPAFPYELLWGERTVCSVANLTRRDAELFFALAPQVPVEAEHDVWPLQQANEAIAAFRTGRVHGAAVLVPSTLSRGPTTFRSGAE, from the coding sequence ATGCGCGCGATGCAACTCGATTCACTTCATCAGCTCCTTCGAGAGGTGGAGCTGCCGACACCACTGCCTGGCCCTGACGACGTCCTGCTGGAGGTGCTTGCTTGCGGCGTCTGCCGAACCGACCTCCACATCATCGATGGCGAAGTGCCGGCGCCGAAGCTGCCGCTCACCCCAGGTCACGAGGCGGTTGGGGTTGTGGCGGCGCGTGGTACGGCGGTTGACCGCTTCCAGATCGGCGACCGCGTCGGCGTGCCCTGGCTCGGTTGGACATGCGGCGTCTGTGAGCACTGTCGCGCCGGCCGCGAGAACCTCTGTACGGACGCACAGTTCACCGGTCTGCATCGCGCTGGTGGCTATGCGACCCACATCATTGCGGACGCCCGCTACTGTGTTCCTATTCCTCGGGCGTATTCGGATATCGGGGCGGCGCCCCTCTTGTGTGCCGGCCTCATCGGCTATCGCTCCTATACACGAGCCGGCGAGGCACGCCGCATAGGGTTCTACGGGTTTGGTGCCGCGGCGCATCTCCTCGTGCAGGTTGCCCGCCACGAGGAGCGTGAGGTCTACGCGTTCACGCGTCCCGGCGACGTCGAGGGGCAGGCGTTCGCGCGCGGGCTCGGCGCCGTCTGGGCAGGCGATTCGGCAACAGCCGCGCCCGTGCAACTGGATGCGGCCATCATTTTTGCTCCCGTGGGTGCGCTCGTACCCGTGGCGCTTCGTGCAGTCCGAGCGGGCGGCGTCGTCGTGTGCGCCGGCATCCACATGAGCGATATCCCTGCATTTCCGTACGAGCTGCTGTGGGGGGAGCGGACCGTCTGCTCTGTTGCCAACTTGACCCGTCGTGACGCCGAGCTGTTCTTCGCGCTCGCACCGCAGGTGCCGGTCGAAGCAGAGCACGACGTGTGGCCGCTCCAGCAAGCCAACGAGGCGATCGCAGCATTCAGGACCGGGCGCGTGCATGGTGCCGCGGTGCTCGTCCCTTCGACGCTCAGTCGGGGCCCAACAACTTTCCGCTCCGGGGCCGAGTGA
- the moaA gene encoding GTP 3',8-cyclase MoaA — MEGMLHDRFDRPLGSLRISVTDRCNLRCLYCMPEDEYVWLPREDLLSFEEIARLVSLFGELGVTRIRLTGGEPLLRRHLSDLVQRLASCPTLEDLALTTNGVLFAPQAAALQAAGLRRVTVSLDTLRQERFRALARLDRHGDVLDGIAAARALFGGLKIDTVVMRGINDDELVELLEFGRQMNAEVRFIEYMDVGGATRWQSDLVVSRAEILERLARHYGSITHLDEISSAPARRFRIDGLTFGIIASTTEPFCSTCDRARLTADGMLLLCLYATSGTDLRGPLRQGASDAELREIITSAWHGRIDRGAEQRLALPDRSTLVPVDELRRAPHLEMHTRGG, encoded by the coding sequence ATGGAAGGGATGCTGCACGATCGCTTCGACCGGCCACTCGGGAGCCTCCGGATCTCAGTCACGGACCGCTGCAACCTCCGGTGCCTCTACTGCATGCCAGAAGACGAGTACGTGTGGCTGCCGCGCGAAGACCTGCTGTCCTTCGAGGAGATCGCACGGCTGGTGAGCCTCTTCGGCGAGCTGGGGGTGACGCGTATTCGTCTGACCGGCGGCGAGCCGCTCTTGCGGCGTCACCTGTCGGATCTCGTGCAGCGGCTAGCAAGCTGTCCCACCCTCGAGGACCTCGCGCTCACAACCAACGGCGTCCTGTTCGCCCCGCAGGCAGCGGCGCTCCAGGCCGCCGGCTTGCGTCGCGTGACGGTCAGTCTGGACACGCTGCGGCAAGAGCGATTTCGCGCCCTGGCACGCCTCGATCGCCACGGCGACGTGCTGGACGGGATCGCTGCAGCACGCGCGCTCTTCGGTGGGCTCAAGATCGACACCGTCGTCATGCGCGGGATCAATGACGATGAGCTCGTGGAGCTCCTGGAGTTTGGGCGCCAGATGAACGCGGAAGTCCGGTTCATCGAGTACATGGACGTCGGCGGCGCGACACGCTGGCAGTCCGACCTGGTCGTGAGCCGTGCGGAGATCCTCGAGCGCCTCGCGCGCCACTATGGCTCCATCACCCACCTCGATGAGATCTCATCCGCTCCTGCGCGGCGATTCCGCATCGACGGCCTGACGTTTGGCATCATTGCATCCACCACGGAGCCCTTCTGCTCGACGTGCGACCGCGCGCGCCTCACTGCTGACGGCATGCTGCTCCTGTGCCTCTATGCCACGAGCGGCACCGACCTTCGCGGGCCACTTCGCCAGGGTGCCAGCGACGCCGAGCTCCGTGAGATCATCACCTCCGCCTGGCATGGGCGCATCGACCGCGGCGCTGAGCAGCGCCTCGCGCTCCCAGACCGCAGCACGCTCGTGCCGGTCGACGAGCTGCGCCGCGCGCCGCATCTCGAGATGCACACGCGCGGCGGCTAA